The proteins below come from a single Pseudarthrobacter sp. SSS035 genomic window:
- a CDS encoding 1,6-dihydroxycyclohexa-2,4-diene-1-carboxylate dehydrogenase has protein sequence MAAYSGQFITPGRFAGKVAVVTGAAQGIGQKVAERIGAEGGSVVLVDRANIVQDVAKGIQEAAQESGCGGSASSVTADLESFAEAEQAVNAALALHGRVDVLVNNVGGTIWARPFEEYDEEKIEREIRRSLFPTLWSCRAVLPAMLAQESGTIVNVSSVATRGMHRVPYAAAKGGVNALTQSLAMEVAGHGIRVVATAPGGTEAPPRKVKRGPEAGSTTEKAWYQTIVDQTVESSFLKRYGTLDEQAAPIVFLASDEASYVTGSILPVAGGDLG, from the coding sequence GTGGCGGCGTACTCAGGACAGTTCATCACGCCCGGCCGCTTCGCCGGCAAAGTGGCAGTGGTTACCGGCGCGGCCCAGGGAATCGGGCAGAAGGTCGCGGAGAGGATCGGGGCTGAAGGAGGCTCGGTGGTCCTGGTTGACCGCGCCAACATTGTGCAGGACGTTGCCAAGGGAATCCAGGAAGCCGCCCAGGAGTCCGGCTGCGGCGGGTCAGCCAGCTCCGTGACGGCGGACCTGGAAAGCTTCGCCGAAGCAGAACAGGCAGTGAACGCCGCCTTGGCCCTCCACGGAAGGGTTGACGTGCTCGTCAATAACGTGGGAGGAACCATTTGGGCCCGCCCTTTCGAAGAATACGACGAGGAGAAGATTGAGCGGGAGATCCGCCGTTCGCTGTTCCCCACCCTGTGGTCCTGCCGCGCCGTCCTCCCGGCGATGCTCGCCCAGGAATCGGGCACCATCGTCAACGTCTCCTCAGTGGCCACCCGCGGAATGCACCGCGTCCCCTACGCAGCAGCGAAGGGCGGTGTCAACGCCCTGACCCAGTCCCTGGCCATGGAGGTTGCCGGGCACGGCATCCGCGTAGTTGCTACCGCCCCGGGCGGCACCGAAGCTCCGCCACGAAAGGTCAAGCGCGGACCGGAAGCCGGGTCAACCACCGAAAAGGCGTGGTACCAGACCATTGTGGACCAGACCGTTGAATCATCCTTTTTGAAGCGGTACGGCACACTGGACGAACAGGCTGCGCCGATCGTATTCCTGGCCTCCGACGAAGCATCCTATGTCACGGGCAGCATCCTTCCGGTGGCAGGCGGAGACCTGGGCTGA
- the benB gene encoding benzoate 1,2-dioxygenase small subunit has translation MANLINPLTALKSADEIATLETVRAFLYREARLLDDRHFDEWLQCYHPDSEYWMPAWDVDDRLTVDPQNEISLIYYDNRGGIEDRVFRIKTDRSSATSLPEPRTGHNITDVEVLEHDGGQVKVRFNWFTLYFRYNTTDTYFGTSFYTIDLSGEQPVILKKKVVLKNDYIHHVVDVYMI, from the coding sequence ATGGCCAACCTCATAAACCCCTTGACCGCGCTCAAGAGCGCCGACGAAATCGCGACCCTCGAGACTGTCCGCGCCTTCCTCTACCGGGAAGCCCGACTACTGGACGACCGCCACTTCGACGAGTGGCTCCAGTGCTACCACCCGGACTCCGAGTACTGGATGCCGGCGTGGGACGTCGACGACCGGCTCACGGTGGACCCCCAGAACGAGATCTCGCTCATCTATTACGACAACCGTGGCGGCATCGAGGACCGGGTATTCCGGATCAAGACGGACCGCTCCTCCGCTACATCCCTCCCTGAGCCGCGCACCGGGCACAACATCACGGACGTTGAAGTCCTGGAGCACGACGGCGGCCAGGTCAAGGTCCGCTTCAACTGGTTCACCCTGTACTTCCGGTACAACACCACCGACACGTATTTTGGCACGAGCTTCTACACCATCGACCTCTCCGGCGAGCAGCCGGTGATCCTGAAAAAGAAGGTTGTACTGAAGAACGACTACATCCACCACGTGGTGGATGTCTACATGATCTGA
- the benC gene encoding benzoate 1,2-dioxygenase electron transfer component BenC, translating into MGHQVALSFEDGVTKVIKVGDYETVMDAAYKARINIPSDCRDGACGTCKAFCDSGSFDPGDYIDDAMTEEELEKGYLLTCQAVPESDLAIQIPATSESAKTSAATFTSTLKELDKHSESTISFALEMQNREALAFLPGQYVNIKVPGTDAERSYSFSNGPEGMDASFMVRITPQGAMSEYLRDRAAVGDTIEFTGPYGSFFLREPKRPLLLLAGGTGLAPLLSILEKLSENPPATPVHLIYGVSREADIVGLDWLHAYKAKLPTFTWDYIASEADTSAPHTGYVTQIIQPSHLNDGDVDIYLCGPPPMVNAVSKWLDTEGIQPANFYFERFAPKETTGGDAETGAPAPAEKVEIAGDTISRVEAISSMETGRLEFRKEDSFAHLDARMGLELAVTELMLGRLSKEQLHQFRRLAEATTRAVDAGRVLDPEEYVRTNEDFHEYLFMISDNPMLLESYRRLDVHAQMAATFAEGTHIFDRVAQDHLDVVGAFERGDKERAREVIMAHARDAKGTMAEAIDATVKGS; encoded by the coding sequence ATGGGCCATCAGGTAGCCCTCAGTTTCGAAGATGGCGTCACCAAAGTCATCAAAGTCGGCGACTACGAGACCGTCATGGACGCGGCCTACAAGGCACGCATCAACATCCCCTCAGACTGTCGGGATGGCGCTTGCGGCACGTGCAAGGCGTTTTGCGACTCCGGCTCGTTCGACCCCGGGGACTATATCGACGACGCCATGACCGAAGAGGAGCTTGAGAAGGGCTACCTCCTTACATGCCAGGCCGTTCCGGAATCGGACCTCGCCATCCAGATCCCGGCCACTTCCGAATCCGCGAAAACCTCAGCTGCCACTTTTACTTCCACGCTGAAGGAACTCGACAAGCACTCGGAGTCCACCATCTCCTTCGCTCTGGAGATGCAGAACCGCGAAGCGCTGGCTTTCCTGCCCGGCCAGTACGTCAACATCAAGGTCCCGGGCACCGACGCGGAGCGCTCATACTCGTTCAGCAATGGCCCCGAGGGGATGGATGCGTCCTTCATGGTGCGCATCACCCCGCAAGGCGCGATGTCCGAGTACCTGCGTGATCGCGCGGCAGTAGGGGACACCATCGAGTTCACAGGCCCTTACGGCTCCTTCTTCCTTCGCGAGCCCAAGCGCCCCCTACTCCTGCTGGCAGGCGGCACCGGCCTGGCCCCGCTCCTGTCCATTCTGGAGAAGTTATCCGAGAACCCCCCGGCCACGCCGGTCCACCTGATTTATGGCGTCTCCCGTGAAGCCGACATCGTGGGACTCGATTGGCTGCACGCCTACAAAGCGAAGTTGCCGACCTTCACCTGGGATTACATTGCCTCCGAGGCGGATACCTCCGCCCCGCACACGGGATACGTCACGCAGATCATCCAGCCGTCCCACCTCAACGATGGCGACGTCGATATCTACCTTTGCGGACCGCCGCCCATGGTCAATGCCGTCTCCAAGTGGCTGGACACCGAGGGCATACAGCCAGCCAACTTCTACTTTGAACGTTTCGCTCCCAAGGAAACCACCGGCGGGGACGCCGAGACGGGCGCGCCCGCCCCCGCGGAGAAGGTGGAGATCGCAGGCGACACCATCAGCCGCGTGGAAGCCATTTCATCCATGGAGACCGGCCGGCTCGAGTTCCGTAAGGAAGACAGTTTCGCGCACCTGGACGCCCGCATGGGCCTTGAACTTGCGGTGACCGAGCTGATGTTGGGCCGCCTGAGCAAAGAGCAGTTGCACCAGTTCCGTCGTCTTGCCGAAGCGACCACCCGGGCGGTGGACGCCGGAAGGGTCCTCGACCCGGAAGAGTATGTCAGGACCAATGAAGACTTCCACGAGTACCTGTTCATGATCTCCGACAACCCCATGCTGCTGGAGTCCTACCGTCGGCTCGACGTCCACGCCCAAATGGCAGCCACTTTTGCAGAGGGCACGCATATCTTTGACCGGGTCGCCCAGGACCACCTGGATGTCGTGGGCGCGTTTGAGCGCGGCGACAAGGAGCGGGCCCGGGAAGTGATCATGGCTCACGCCCGCGATGCAAAGGGCACCATGGCCGAAGCGATCGACGCCACGGTCAAGGGCTCCTGA
- a CDS encoding AAA family ATPase, with translation MIPGHHHGNPEENLALLGHAEVFEELLETLRTVRKGNVRTVVLSGPRGSGKTAVLDLFLEHCRGVARGVRVLSATGDEWEAQLPLAGYSQLMVTPPLRSAKDPGRGNGRSADLGGILNPAQAANYASTLGAHLDGLQLHGSVVVAVDDVQHLDAETLHVLVFVMRRLRSKRVLFLVTLDPAQARLVPAGVLAFLTGHQVSRLPLDPLSPQRVQELARRWFGIDLNATAAHEIVRHTGGWPQPVVELLGELPPETWQTWFSSLPPSSRVRAQVRSLLEAASPDLVAVAEATSVLGRNAGVAEVARVSGVEYVMDALDEGHRAGLLGLSVDQANSLVTFFETGTTESVYEQIAPSQRMRLHRRAADSVQNEGDRLGHRVSATPGPDEALASELEEYARQQALVGAWHDVSTALFSASRLSGDVRVGNDRQLRAVDALVGSGNIAQAQMWAAAVDAMAPSPLRSSVLGYLSTASGQNHSAQTQLEMAWRTSNPQRDPTAAAQVAQRLVLHGVASWDGPVITRWAERAMSLTTAGTPAHIESEAIYGLGLYAQGRLAEAEASYRQAFEHASENAQKQRVQMGAGWLALRLDDAETALVNFEAAAPTEFRGGSLRISLWAEAWLARTQLVLGNWDAAAATVARASVRLETSRMPLIRPLLYWTAAELWSMRGDWDRARYYVSQAAVQPGTYRAMQVPASLARARFHEARADYESALAVLQPLTEMDPWTENRVSFWPWQDSYVNALVMTDQLDTADSFLTAFEQVPRERAVPSDLARMAWARGRLVAAQGDPDIAREHFETALGHLRGLNRPYLRARVSFAFGQSMRRAGKRRLASSVLRVARDLYDSLGAATYVDRCDRELKATGLDVGNMPDPSDAVLVAVTGPQVQLTAQEQAVAELVAAGATNKEAARALFLADKTVQYHLTRIYGKFGIRSRSELAARFRPTD, from the coding sequence ATGATTCCGGGCCACCACCACGGCAACCCCGAGGAGAACCTGGCGCTGCTCGGCCATGCCGAGGTCTTCGAGGAGTTACTGGAGACGCTCCGCACTGTGCGTAAAGGCAACGTACGTACGGTGGTACTCAGCGGCCCCCGGGGATCCGGGAAGACGGCGGTGCTGGACCTATTCCTGGAGCACTGCCGGGGCGTCGCGCGTGGCGTGCGGGTGCTGTCCGCCACGGGCGATGAATGGGAAGCGCAGCTCCCGCTCGCCGGCTACTCCCAGCTCATGGTCACCCCGCCGCTGCGCTCGGCAAAGGACCCCGGCAGAGGAAACGGCCGTTCCGCGGACCTGGGCGGCATACTCAACCCCGCCCAGGCCGCCAACTATGCGTCCACTCTGGGTGCACACCTCGACGGGCTTCAATTGCACGGGAGCGTGGTGGTTGCCGTTGACGACGTCCAGCATCTGGACGCAGAAACTCTCCACGTCCTCGTCTTCGTCATGCGCCGGCTGCGCAGCAAAAGAGTCCTGTTCCTGGTCACCCTGGATCCCGCTCAGGCCCGGCTGGTGCCAGCCGGCGTGCTGGCCTTCCTCACCGGTCATCAGGTTTCCCGTCTTCCACTGGATCCCCTGTCACCGCAGCGGGTCCAGGAGCTCGCACGACGGTGGTTTGGCATCGACCTGAACGCCACGGCCGCCCACGAGATCGTGCGGCATACCGGTGGATGGCCGCAGCCGGTTGTCGAACTTCTCGGCGAGCTTCCACCGGAAACCTGGCAGACATGGTTCTCGTCCCTGCCTCCGAGTTCACGCGTGCGGGCCCAAGTGCGCAGTCTCCTCGAAGCCGCGTCACCCGACCTGGTAGCTGTGGCTGAGGCCACGTCGGTACTCGGCCGCAATGCCGGTGTGGCTGAGGTTGCCCGTGTCAGCGGGGTCGAATACGTGATGGATGCCCTCGACGAGGGCCACCGGGCCGGACTGCTGGGCCTCTCAGTGGACCAGGCCAACTCGCTGGTGACATTCTTCGAAACGGGAACGACCGAGTCCGTCTACGAGCAGATTGCACCCAGCCAGCGCATGCGCCTGCACCGCAGGGCTGCGGACTCGGTGCAGAATGAGGGCGACCGCCTGGGTCACCGGGTGTCGGCCACCCCGGGACCAGACGAGGCCCTGGCCTCGGAGCTTGAAGAGTACGCCCGGCAACAGGCCCTCGTAGGTGCCTGGCACGATGTCTCGACCGCACTGTTTTCCGCGTCCCGGCTCTCGGGTGACGTCCGGGTCGGCAATGATCGCCAGCTGAGAGCAGTAGATGCCCTCGTGGGGTCCGGCAACATTGCCCAGGCCCAAATGTGGGCCGCGGCCGTCGACGCCATGGCACCCTCGCCACTGCGTTCCTCCGTTCTTGGCTACCTCTCCACTGCGTCCGGACAGAACCACAGCGCCCAAACCCAGTTGGAAATGGCCTGGCGAACAAGCAACCCGCAAAGGGACCCGACTGCCGCCGCCCAAGTGGCCCAGCGCCTGGTCCTGCACGGGGTGGCCTCCTGGGATGGCCCTGTCATCACCCGTTGGGCGGAGCGGGCCATGTCACTGACAACGGCGGGCACCCCCGCCCACATCGAATCCGAAGCCATCTATGGGCTGGGACTTTACGCCCAAGGCAGGCTGGCTGAAGCCGAGGCCTCCTATCGCCAGGCTTTCGAACACGCTTCCGAAAACGCCCAAAAGCAACGCGTGCAGATGGGAGCCGGATGGCTGGCCCTGCGGCTGGATGACGCAGAGACAGCGCTTGTAAATTTCGAAGCCGCTGCCCCGACTGAGTTCCGCGGTGGCTCGTTGCGGATCTCGCTGTGGGCAGAGGCGTGGTTGGCCCGCACCCAACTTGTGCTCGGCAACTGGGACGCGGCCGCGGCCACGGTTGCACGCGCCTCGGTGCGGCTCGAGACCTCCCGGATGCCGCTGATCCGCCCCTTGTTGTATTGGACCGCCGCCGAACTGTGGTCCATGCGTGGGGATTGGGACCGTGCACGGTACTACGTCTCCCAAGCGGCGGTGCAGCCGGGCACATACCGGGCCATGCAGGTGCCTGCCAGCCTGGCCCGGGCGCGCTTCCATGAGGCACGGGCGGACTATGAAAGCGCATTGGCTGTGCTGCAGCCACTGACGGAGATGGACCCCTGGACAGAGAACAGGGTGTCGTTTTGGCCGTGGCAGGACTCCTACGTCAACGCCCTGGTCATGACCGACCAGCTGGATACGGCCGACTCTTTCCTTACCGCCTTCGAGCAGGTGCCGCGGGAGCGGGCCGTGCCGTCAGATCTGGCACGAATGGCGTGGGCGCGGGGCCGGCTCGTTGCCGCGCAGGGGGATCCAGACATCGCCCGGGAGCATTTCGAGACGGCGCTGGGGCATCTGCGAGGGCTCAACCGGCCATATCTGCGGGCCCGGGTGAGCTTTGCCTTCGGGCAAAGCATGCGACGCGCCGGCAAAAGGCGCTTGGCGTCCTCAGTGCTGCGCGTAGCCAGGGATCTTTATGATTCGCTGGGCGCTGCCACGTATGTCGACAGATGCGATCGGGAGCTGAAGGCGACAGGCCTTGACGTCGGCAACATGCCCGATCCATCTGACGCCGTGCTCGTAGCCGTGACAGGACCGCAGGTCCAGCTCACGGCCCAGGAGCAGGCAGTGGCGGAACTCGTGGCGGCCGGGGCCACCAACAAAGAGGCTGCCCGTGCACTGTTCCTGGCCGACAAGACCGTGCAGTACCACCTGACCCGCATCTATGGAAAGTTCGGGATCCGCTCCCGCAGCGAACTGGCCGCACGTTTCCGCCCCACGGACTGA